The following is a genomic window from Terriglobales bacterium.
CACGGACGCAGTGGTGGGAGCGGTGAACGACTGGATCGCCGGGACCGAGCAGCCGGACGACATCACGCTGGTGCTGGCGCGGGGTAAAAGCAGTGGCTAGTGGTTAGTGGCTGGACGCAGGACCCAGACCCTAGGCTAAACGCGCAGGCAACTCGCGGTTGCCGGAGGTCATCTTCCGGCCTAGCATGTGGTAATCAGGAGGAATCATGCGACGATTCTTGGTCCTAGTCCTTGGAATGGCGGTGGTTTCGGCGCCGGCGCTCGCCGGAGACAAAGACAACGAGCGGTTGGAGAATGCAGGTGAAGTACTGAAGGAGATCCTGAACATCCCGGACAACATTCCGCAAGACCTGCTGGACAAGGCGGAGTGCATCATCGTGCTGCCGGGAGTGAAGAAGTTCGCCATCGGGATCGGGGGCAGCTACGGGCGCGGTGCGATGGTCTGCCGCGGCGGCGCCACGTTCACGGGGCCGTGGGGAGCGCCCGCCATGTTCCGATTGGAGGGTGGCAACATCGGCCTCCAGCTGGGCGGCCAGGAAACCGATTTCGTGCTGTTGATCATGAACCCCAAGGGGGCGCGC
Proteins encoded in this region:
- a CDS encoding lipid-binding SYLF domain-containing protein: MRRFLVLVLGMAVVSAPALAGDKDNERLENAGEVLKEILNIPDNIPQDLLDKAECIIVLPGVKKFAIGIGGSYGRGAMVCRGGATFTGPWGAPAMFRLEGGNIGLQLGGQETDFVLLIMNPKGARSVMGSKVKLGADAAAAAGPKGRTATAATDVVMRAEILSYSRSRGLFAGVSLEGSTLRQDNGPNKSLYGREISAREILREGKVGVPSAAQHLVSLLNSKTPKNLSDPKSLE